One Ahaetulla prasina isolate Xishuangbanna chromosome 1, ASM2864084v1, whole genome shotgun sequence DNA window includes the following coding sequences:
- the LOC131203277 gene encoding uncharacterized protein K02A2.6-like, whose translation HEGHPGIVRMKGLARSYVWWPLMDSEIAERVGKCQACQESRPLPPTAPVREWERPQGPWSRIHIDFAGPFHGQTFLVVVDAYSKWLEIILMRSMTAEAVISVLRHLFATHGLPDTLVSDNGPQFTATQFEEYLAEEGIRHALSVPFHPATNGLAERFVRSAKEALSRLKPGDWQSKIDIFLAVQRRTPCATTGRSPAELLMGRKLRCPLDRLNPNYTPEGYKGGLEKTRGMDIGDRVWAHNYGEGPTWVAGKILNIT comes from the coding sequence cacgagggtcacccagggatcgttaggatgaagggtctagcgagaagctatgtgtggtggcccttaatggactcagaaattgctgaaagggtagggaaatgccaggcctgccaagagtccagacctctacccccaacagccccggttcgggaatgggaaagaccccaagggccctggtcgagaatccacattgattttgccggccccttccacggccaaaccttcttggtagtagtcgatgcctactccaaatggctggaaatcattcttatgagatccatgacagccgaagccgtgatctcagtcctacggcacctatttgcaacacatgggttgcccgacacattgGTTtctgataacggcccgcaattcacggcaacacagtttgaggaatatttggcagaggagggcatccggcatgccctctcggtgcctttccaccctgcgacgaatggccttgcagagcgtttcgtccgaagcgcgaaagaggcattgtccagactcaagccaggcgactggcaatcaaaaatagatattttcctagccgtccaacgccgaaccccctgtgccaccaccggcagaagccctgccgaattactaatgggtcgaaaactcaggtgcccactagaccgtttaaatcccaactatacaccagagggatacaaggggggactcgaaaagacaagagggatggatataggcgaccgggtatgggcacacaactatggtgagggcccgacctgggtagcaggaaaaattctaaacataaca